A region of the Nitrososphaerales archaeon genome:
TACATGTGTGGAATAAGGCCGATGAGCGATCTAAGTAGTGTAGATTTACCACACCCGCTCGGCCCAGCGATGATGACCATTTCGCCCTCTCCAACATCGAGATTTACATCGGTGAGGGCAGGTTTGCTACTACCTGCATAGGTGAAGCTGTAATCCTTAATACTTATCAGCTTGCTCATCTATTTTGAACCCCTCAAATCTTAATATTTTGCAATCTTTTACTATCCATTCCCTAAATGAGGATCGATATAAGCTTAATTTACAAAATTTCTTTAAACCCCTCCCCCAACTTACTTGATAATATCCTTAGTATAGATCGAACTGTACTTTCAAAATCGCCCTTGACGGTGAGTGATGCAGCTGTGGGATGCCCCCCGCCCGTTCCATTTAATTCGGATGCGACCACTTTCGCTATATCTAAGCCTAGATGGATCTTCGCTTCTAGTGAGAATAGGTTCGATGCCCTTAAACTTCCTCTCGTATAGTTATCTTCGTATGAAGCTGCGAAACTCACATCGGCTCCCAGATCTATCAGAGCCCTAGCAACGGAAGCGTGGAAAGATCCTACATGTGTAACAACGAAGAACCACTTGCCCAAACGATAGATCTTTAACCTTTGGGCACCCTTAAGGCGAGCGATCGTTTCTGAAGGCTCTCGTTGAATACTTAAAACCTTTCTCGCTTCTGTTATTGAAGCGTCCAAATCACACAACTCACTTACCACTTTTAATGTTCTGCACTTTGCTATTGTAAGGTGCTGTGAATCGAACAGTATTCCGATCAATAGAGCCTGTGCCACTTTCTTTGTAATATTGAGTTTATTAGCTTTCGCAATATTGTAGAT
Encoded here:
- a CDS encoding DHH family phosphoesterase, with product MKRKDLILPIVKEKVKRIQIICHRHADVDAYCSAYALSNILKKVYKGVRVSITAPEGLSILAKRVQSSFPAKVIEEPKLFNVDLVIIVDTGNASLIEGLLTQLRASKTIKIAIDHHPLDRSISSITDYVFVDEEASATSEVIYNIAKANKLNITKKVAQALLIGILFDSQHLTIAKCRTLKVVSELCDLDASITEARKVLSIQREPSETIARLKGAQRLKIYRLGKWFFVVTHVGSFHASVARALIDLGADVSFAASYEDNYTRGSLRASNLFSLEAKIHLGLDIAKVVASELNGTGGGHPTAASLTVKGDFESTVRSILRILSSKLGEGFKEIL